Genomic window (Pseudomonas sp. L5B5):
GCAGCTTCCTGCAAGCGTCCGTCACGCTCCAGGTCGAGGCTGCGTACCTGGCCAGGGCGAGCCGCGCTGGCCAGCGCCTCGGCCACCGGGCGCAACCAGGCCTGCTGCTTGCTCAAGGCGTCGAAGCTGAGCATCTGTGCGCCACCGCTGGCCTGGGCATCGGGGAAGTACAGGACGTTGCCGGCCTGGTCCAGGGCGAAGGCATAACCGCCGGTGACCGAACCCTGCTCCTTGAGGAAGCGCGCCAGGTCGTCCAGGCGCAGGTCGATGGTGGCGACCCCGGCAAAGGCCCCGCCCTGGCGATAGGGCACGCTGCAGGTGGTCATCGGCACCTGGGTGACCGGGTCCTGGTAAGCCTCGGACCACAGGCAACGGCCCGGGGCGCTGTTGCGCGCACCGCTGTACCAGGCCTCGTGGTGGTAACCGGCGCTGCCGGCAGCGTTGTAATCATCGGAATACACCAGCGACCCGGCGTCGCTGCGGGCCCAGAAGAAACTGCGACGTTCCACGCCCGGGGCGAAGGCATTGGGTTCCGGCCAGATCCCGCCGCCGGCGATGGCCTTGTCGTTTTCGTGGTCGATCACCTTCGGCGCAGTGGCCATCACCAGGTCCGACTCCCTGGGCATGCCCTCCACCATGTGGGCCATGCTCACGGTCACGCCTTCGATCCCCGCCAACTGCAAGGCCAGTTGGCGGACGATGGCGCTGCCGGTCTGTTCGATCAACGCCGAGCTCGCCTCCACGACTCTGGGTTGTCCCCGCAGGGTCATCACGGCAAATACCGCCAACGCCGTGAACAGCAACAGCAGCACGCTGCCGAGGGTCAAACGATGAGACAGACGAACCGGTAGCAAAGCCATGACGAACTCCATATCAATAGGCATCCAGGGGTTATCGACCGCTACCGGGGTTCCCTTGAGCAAAGAGTGATGTCGTTCACACAAATATCGCTACCGGCCGGGTTCGTACCCCTGCTTTCAGCCCGGGCGGTCACGGTCGCGCTGGCGGATCGCCGTTACCGTCTCGCCGCCCACGCCCCAGTTGTCGGTGGGTATCTCCTCGATCACCACGAAGGTCGACGCCGGCGGCTTGTGCAGGACCTGCCACAGCAACTCGGTCACCCCTTCGATCAAGGCACGCTTGTGCTCGGCGCTGACGCCTTCGCGGGTCACTTGAATCTTTACATAAGGCATGTGCGGCTCCTTTGAGGGGGTTACCAGACGCCACTGGCGGCACCGCCGTCCACGGCCAGCACCGTGCCGGTGACGAAGTTCGAGTCGGTCAGGTACAGCACCGCCTCCACGACATCCGTGGGGGTGCCGATGCGACCGCTAGGCGCCAGGGCCTGGAGTGCGTTGCGGGTCTGCGGGTCGGCCGGGTGCAAGGGGGTATCGATGATCCCCGGCGCCACGGCGTTGACCTGTACTTGAGAGCCCGCCAGTTCCAGGGCCAGGGCCCGTATCGCCTGGTTCAGGCCGCCCTTGACCAGGACCGGCAACAGCGCCGGCACCTTGAGCGTGGGTTGCAGGGCGATCGATGCGGTGATGGCCACGATATGCCCGGCGCCCCGGGCCGCCATGTGCCGGGCGGCCTCCTGGGCCGGATAGAAGAAGCCCTTGAGGTTGGTGCCGAGGATGGCTTCGAGGTCTTGCTCGGTGTAATCGGCCACCGGCTTGGGTATGAAGATCCCGGCGTTGCTGATCAGGATGTCCACCTGGCCGAACCGCTCGATGGCCAGGTCGAACAGGCGCCGGGCGGTCTGCGGCAAGCCGATGTCGCCGGCCACCAGCAGCAGGTTGTGCGGATTGCCCAGGCGCTCGGCGGCCTGCTCCAGGCGCGCCAGGGTTCGCGCATTGCCCACGACATTGTCGCCACGCTTGAGGTAGGCCTCGGCGATGGCAAAGCCCAGGCCACTGGAAGCACCCGTGACGATGACGGTGCGGGGGGTTTTCATGGTGGTGTACTCCAGGTGATCGGGCCGACGGCCCGTGATGGAGCAGGACTTTAAATAACAACCCGGGATTGAAAAATAAGGCCCACGGCATTTCAATTGATACTCCATGTAATCAATGAGCCCACCATGACCCGGCATTTTGACGACCTGCAACTGGGAAGCATCGAGTTGTTCTGCCTGGCGGCGGAGAGCGCCAGCTTCACCGCTGCGGCCACGGCGGCGGGGATCACCCCCGCCGCGGTCAGCCGGGCCATCGGCCGCCTCGAAGAGCGCCTGGGGGTCCGGCTGTTCGTCCGCACCACCCGGCAGGTGCGCCTGAGCGATACCGGCCATGCCTACTACCAGCAATGTCGCCAGGCCCTGGGCCAGTTGGTGGAGGCCGAGCGCCAGGCCAGCGGTGGCCAGAGCCTGCCGTCCGGCCGGCTGCGCCTCAGCGTGCCCACGCCCTATGGCTACTTTCGCCTGCTGCCGATCCTGGAGCCGTTTCGCCAGGCCTATCCCCAGGTGCAGATCGACCTGCACATCAGCAATCGCAACATCGACTTTGCCGAAGACGGCCACGACCTGGCCATTCGTGGCCGCACGCCCGGGGACTCGAGCCTGATTGCCCGCCACCTGGAGGATGCCGAGCTGGTGGTGGTGGCCACGGCCGATTACCTGCGGCGCGCCGGCACGCCCCAGCGCCTGGAGGACCTGGCCGAGCATCAGTGCGTGCAGTTCGAATTGCCCAGCAGCGGGCGGCGGGTGCCCTGGAGCTTTCAGGTCGAGGGTCGGCAGGTAGAGATTCAGACGTCAGGCAGCCTGACTTGCCTGGAGGATTTCCTGGCCACGGTGATCGCGGTGAAGAACGGCGCCGGGCTGATGCAGGCGTATCGCTTCAGCGTGCAGCAGGAATTGCAGAGCGGCGAGCTGGTGGAGGTACTGGCGAAGTTCGGCGGCACGTCGCGGCCGTTCATCCTGCTCTACCCCGAAGCCCGTCACATGCCCCAACGGGTGCGGGTGTTTGTCGACTTTCTGCTGCGCCATCACCAGGACCTGGCCCGAGCCCGATGACGCTCAAGCCACAGGAACAGGGCCGCCTGCGGCTTGAGCGCTTACCGAGGCCGGATCAACCCTCCAGGACCAGCATGAACTGGCTGTAGCGATCGATGGCGTCCTTGGACAGCTGCAGTCCGGTCTCTCCCATCCGCGACATCCATTTACCGGTGTCGCCACGCAGGGATATCTGCCCGCTGGCATTGTCGATGGCGTAGGAGAACTGGCTGTACTGATCGATGGTGTCCTTGGACAGCTCAAGCCCGGTGGGCCCCATGCGCGACATGAACTTGCCGTTGTCGCCCTGCAACGCGAGCTTCTTGTCGCCACCGATCTGTATCAGCACCACCTTGAACTTGCTGTACTGATCGATGGAGCCCTTGGAGAGTTCGAGGCCGGTGGGGCCCATTCGCGACATGTAGTTGCCCGAGTCGCCGCGCAGCGAGATGACACTGCCGTCTTCGATGTCGCGTTGTGGAATGACGATCATGGTTGGCACTCCTTGCTGATTGGGTATGTTCCTGCATGCGATCAGCGCCTGCCGCTACCGGACGCCGGCCCCTTGAAGAGGTGCAACGACCGGCAAGGCGCGCCGCAAGCGAAGTCTAGTCGAGCCCCCGGCAAGCCTCGGGGGCCCTTGCAGAAACAGGACCAGCGGTTGAGTACCCCGGCGCCGAGTGGCGCCGCTGGCCGTCAGTCGGGCTGACGGTTGGTGTATTGCGCGAAGTGCTCGACGTAGTCCGTCAGGTGCTCGTCGAGCATGTGGCGGAACTGATCGACGAAGTAGTCCAGGGTCTGCTGCTTGGAAGCTGCCATTTCATCGGCATCACGGCAGCCCGTAGCGCGGATGAAGGCGCAGAAACGGGCATTGGCATACATCAGCGAAGCGCTGACCTTGCCGCTGCCGCACGTGGCAACCTGGGAGTTGGCCAGGTCGATGATGGCATCGGCGCGGTCGTAGAATTCGTGATCCGGTTCGTTGGCCACAGGGCGATCCTTTTACTGGGGAGGGAAACGAGGCGCGGGAGTATAAGAGCTTTGCCCGGCAAAACCGACGGCTTTCGCTGCTGGCCACAGGGCAGCTTGTGCTATGAACCAGGCAGGGCGCGCAGGTGGGCGGCCAGCAGGGCCTCGCTCTTGCCCTGGGACAGGATCACGCTGGCCTCTGCTGCCTGCTGGGCCTGTTGCAGGCAGGAATCGGCGCGTTGCCGATCACCTTCGAGCAGGGCCACCAGGGCCTGGCAACGTGGCCGCAGCCAGGGCGTGTGCCAATCGACATCGGTGCCCATCGAAATATCTCTCAAGGCGCTGGGGTCGCGTTGCAGATAGGCGCGGCAGAACGCCAGTTCAAGACGCAACAGCTCGATGAGCACACTCATGCCGGTCAACTCTCCCGACCGGGCCTCGAGCAGCTCTTCCAGCTCCTGCTCCATCCGCAATAGCGCCGGCCAATCACCCTCTTCCTGCCGCGCAGCGAGCCGGTAGCCGAAAGCTACCAGCGGTTCGGGCATCGCGCTGCGGGCCAGCCACTCAAGATCGGCTTGCGGCAACTGCGGGCTGGGAACCCCGGCCACCGACAAGGCCAGCAGACGCGCCTGGGCCAGCTCCGGGCGCTGATCGTCACGATGAGCAAACCAGCCCAGCAGGAGCATGCCATCACTGGGCAGCACCCGCATGGACGGAATCAGGTTGCCCACACCCATCGCCAGGTTGACGATGGCAAAGGCCAGGAGCACGGCACCGAGCGTTCCCTGCCAGGCCAGCCCAAGCCCCAGGGCGACGCCTCCCACCAGCAGGTTCGACAGCGGGCCACAGAGCACCATCGCCATCCACTGGCCACGCAATGACCGCTGCGCATTGCTTGCGGCAATGACATACCCACCCAGCCGTCGTCGCCTGGGCTGGGGCGACCAGCGTAGCCGCCAGCCGCGCCGCAGCACCTGGAACTCCAGCGCGGCAACGCGCACCAGCAGCACCGGCATGCCGCACCAGCGGGCGCCCAGGAAATGCCCGCCTTCATGCACCACCAGGCCAAGTATCCCCAGCAGCGTCGCCAGGAACATGGCCAGAAAGGGCTGCAACTGCGACTTGATGGAAAATCCCAGCAGCAAGGCGGGGATGCACCAGCCACTGAGCAGCACCAGGCCCTGCAGGATCGCCAGGAGTTTGTTCAAGGCCTTGAGCCACGTATTGCGATCCATTGCGCAGATTCCCGAGAGTGAAGCCAAGATCGATTGGGGCGCGCAGACTGCCAGTTTTGACCCAGGAAACTCAAGCCGAGAACCTGCCCTTGCGATCCAGGCGCTTCACCGTGGCGACGGCGCCGCCTGCGGCCAGTGGCGAGCCAGGACCGCCGCCACCCGCGGTTCGCGCTCGATGCGTTCGAGCAGCGCCAGGAAATGCGGCTGGCTGCAGCGCAAGTGGGGCCTCGCGTCCCCCCAGCGGGACACCACGGCCGCCTGGATATCCAGGGCCCCCGGCGTGGTACCACTGAGGAAGGGCGTCGGGACGAACTGGCGAGCGAACAGCTCCCAGACGTGGTACAGGCGCTGCGAGGTCGCCTGGCGAACCCGTGCCTCGAGCGCCGGGTCGGCATCGCTCAGCCAGCGGGCCGGATAGTCGAGGATGCCAATGGCCGAGTAGCAGTTGGCCGCAATGTAGACCAGGCCACGAATGGCCTGGGCCCGTGCCATCGCCGGCACCGGCAGCAGGCCCGAAGCGGGAAACTCCAGGCCGAGGTGGATCAGGATCGCCGCGCTTTCGGTGAGGATGCTGCCGTCGGGCAGTTGCAGGGCAGGAATCTGCACCAACGGGTTGAGGCGCTCCAGGGCAGCGCGCCCCGGGCTGTCCTCCCAGGGGGCGGCTTCGATGCAGCGATACGGTACCTGGCAGTACTCCAGCGCCATCTCGACCATGGCCGAGCCGGTGCCCTGGCTTCCATACAGGTGATACATGACGGCAACCTCCCGGGTGAGCGAAGCACTCTACGCCTGTCAGCCCAGGGAGTGGCACTCCACGTGCAACACCTGCTCGGCCAGCGACCGCGCCTCGAAGCGCACCGGCAGGAAGGCCTCGATCACCTGGATATTGCTCTGCAGATGATCGGTCATGCGGGGCGTGGTGAAGCTGCCACCACCGGCCAGGGCCATGGGCAACAGCAGTTGATCGGCCAGGCATTCGGCCACTGCCGCACCGGACGCCAGCCACTCGCGGGCCTGGTCGATGGCACCGTCGGCGACGCTCTCGGCCCGCAGGCTGTTCTGGCCGATACCGCTGAACAGTTCGGTCAAGTGCTCGAAGACGAACTCCAGCAGCAACACATTGCCCGGGCCGTATTGTTCATCCAGCTGCACGGCGTGCAGGTTCTCCCGGGCCATGCCCAGGCGATCGAACACCCGCCGCAGTTCACGCTCGGCCACGTGCTCGGGCACGCCGGCACTCAGGGCCCAGGCCCGACGCCCGAGCAACGCGCCACGCTCGCATAGATGCAAGGGTTGCAGCGTCGAGGGCTGGACGAAGAGCTCCAGCTCGCCACCTCCGGCAGGGACGAAGCCATGGCGCAACACCTGCAACTCCACCCGCGCCCCCATGCGCCGTAGCTGCGGCAGCCAGGCCTGCTGGAGGAAATCCGCCGGCGGCGCCAGGGGGTTGTGGGTGCCACCGCTGACGTTCACGCGACAGGGTTGCGCAGCCTTGAGCAAGGCCGGCAGCAAGGTCTGCAACACCAGGGTGCAGCTGCCGGCGGTGCCGATGGCGAAGCGGTAGTCGCCGCCACGGATCGGACCCGGCTCGAAGCTCAGGACCTGGGAGCCGAGCTCGGCACCCAAGGTCCTGGCGCCACAGACCTGGGCCGCCGCCTGCACCGCGGTCAGGTGCTGGCGCATCAATCCCGGGCGACTGCGCCGGGCCCGAATGTTGCTGATCCGCAAGCACTTGCCCGTCAGCATCGACAGGCTCAGGGCACTGCGCAGCACCTGGCCGCCGCCGATGGCGCCGTCCAGTTCGATTACATCCTGTTTCATCACATTCCTTAAGCGTAGTGCCGGACGGTGTCTCTCAAGTAGGCGTCCAGCAGGGCATTGTCTTCATGGGTGCGCAAAAGCTTCGGCACCGGGCGTTCCAGTTCGGCGGCGATGAAGTGGTGCAGCACCTGGCGCCGGGGACCATGGGTGGATTCAATGGCATGGCGCTTCAAGTCCAGCAGCTCATCCACCTCGTCCAGCAAGCGCCGGTCATCGACGGTCTTCAGCAGCTCTGCGAAAGTCATGGGCGGTCGGCCACGGCCCTGGTCGATCCAGCGCACCGCCAGCAACGGACGCAGCACATAGCAGTACTTCTTGAACCGCACGCTGTCGCCCTGGAGAAAGTCGCGGAAATTCTTCCTGGCCATCGACAGATAATGATTGCGCGCAGCCGGCGGGCTGTAGAAAGCCTCCGCCAGCTCACGCAGGCGCGCGGCGGCGGCAGGTTCGCTGCGGTACACCAGGGGCGAGTCCAGCCATTCCAGCAGGGTCGGGTTGGACTTGCGCAACAGCCCCAGGGTCTTGCGCAACTCCCAGCCACTGACATCCAGCTCATCGTCCAGGGGTCGTTCGATCACATCGCGGGCGGCATCCACCTGGATGAACCATTCGGGTTTCTCCACATAAACGAAGCGCACGTCGTAGTCGCTGTCGGTGGAGGCGAAACCCCAGGCCCGACTGCCGGACTCACAGGCGTACAGCACCTGCACATTGCGCTCGCGCTCGATCCGCGCCAGCTCGGCCAGAACCCGTTCGCGCATGGCGTCGTCCAGGGGGTGAAGCTCTAGGTGTTCCATGATCCTGTTCCTTGTTCAATCCGTGGCGCTGGCGGCCAGCACACTCAGGGTGCGGCGCTCGGGGTTCCACACCGTCAGGCACCACACGCCCCACCACTCCAGGCCTGCGTCGAAATACTCACTCCAGGGCAGCCAGTGCGGGCCGACTTCCGGCTCCAGCCACTCCAGTTCCAGGTTGCCCACCCAGTCGATGACCTGCGGCTGCTCGCCGGGATCGAGCCCCAGCACCTGCAGCCACTGGCCAAACACCAGCCGAGCCTGCTCGACGCCACCTGGGAACTCCGGCCCGTATGGCGGATCGTAGAACGCCCGGTACAAGGCCCAGTCCTGCTGCTCCAGGCTCTCGCAAGCCAGCTGTCGAACCTGTTGCTGGCTGAGCAGTTTCGGCACCGCCCGCCCTGCATCCCAGCGCAGTTGCGGTTCGACGACGTCGGCGTAACGCGGGTCCTGGCGCAGTTTCTCCCACCGCTCGCGATACTCGGCCAGCAAATGCAGATAGAGGTGCTGCAAGCCCTGACGGTGCAGTGCTTCATCCACCACAGCCGCCGGTTCGACCGCCAGCACCACGAACTCGAAGACGCAGGACACTTCCTTCAGTTGCCGGCGCAGCGTGCGGCAGTGTTCATCTTCGATCCGGGTCAACAGGGGTAGCGGTTGCATAAGGTCTCTCTCCATCTTTCAAAGCAGGCGCTTGACTGAACCTGCGGGTAATTCACCGGCCGCCTCCATTGCCTGCAAACGCTGCACGATGGCTTCGCGCAGGGGCTTGGGCGTTATCGGGTCGAACAGCCCGTAGCGGCCATCGCACCAGCGCACCAGGATCTCGCGCCAATAGGCGGCTTCGCTGCCGCCCTGCCCCAGCCGCCACAGCAGGTATTCCAGCTGGCGC
Coding sequences:
- a CDS encoding tautomerase family protein produces the protein MPYVKIQVTREGVSAEHKRALIEGVTELLWQVLHKPPASTFVVIEEIPTDNWGVGGETVTAIRQRDRDRPG
- a CDS encoding SDR family NAD(P)-dependent oxidoreductase, whose protein sequence is MKTPRTVIVTGASSGLGFAIAEAYLKRGDNVVGNARTLARLEQAAERLGNPHNLLLVAGDIGLPQTARRLFDLAIERFGQVDILISNAGIFIPKPVADYTEQDLEAILGTNLKGFFYPAQEAARHMAARGAGHIVAITASIALQPTLKVPALLPVLVKGGLNQAIRALALELAGSQVQVNAVAPGIIDTPLHPADPQTRNALQALAPSGRIGTPTDVVEAVLYLTDSNFVTGTVLAVDGGAASGVW
- a CDS encoding LysR family transcriptional regulator; the encoded protein is MTRHFDDLQLGSIELFCLAAESASFTAAATAAGITPAAVSRAIGRLEERLGVRLFVRTTRQVRLSDTGHAYYQQCRQALGQLVEAERQASGGQSLPSGRLRLSVPTPYGYFRLLPILEPFRQAYPQVQIDLHISNRNIDFAEDGHDLAIRGRTPGDSSLIARHLEDAELVVVATADYLRRAGTPQRLEDLAEHQCVQFELPSSGRRVPWSFQVEGRQVEIQTSGSLTCLEDFLATVIAVKNGAGLMQAYRFSVQQELQSGELVEVLAKFGGTSRPFILLYPEARHMPQRVRVFVDFLLRHHQDLARAR
- a CDS encoding fascin domain-containing protein — protein: MIVIPQRDIEDGSVISLRGDSGNYMSRMGPTGLELSKGSIDQYSKFKVVLIQIGGDKKLALQGDNGKFMSRMGPTGLELSKDTIDQYSQFSYAIDNASGQISLRGDTGKWMSRMGETGLQLSKDAIDRYSQFMLVLEG
- a CDS encoding DUF3144 domain-containing protein; protein product: MANEPDHEFYDRADAIIDLANSQVATCGSGKVSASLMYANARFCAFIRATGCRDADEMAASKQQTLDYFVDQFRHMLDEHLTDYVEHFAQYTNRQPD
- a CDS encoding site-2 protease family protein, whose protein sequence is MDRNTWLKALNKLLAILQGLVLLSGWCIPALLLGFSIKSQLQPFLAMFLATLLGILGLVVHEGGHFLGARWCGMPVLLVRVAALEFQVLRRGWRLRWSPQPRRRRLGGYVIAASNAQRSLRGQWMAMVLCGPLSNLLVGGVALGLGLAWQGTLGAVLLAFAIVNLAMGVGNLIPSMRVLPSDGMLLLGWFAHRDDQRPELAQARLLALSVAGVPSPQLPQADLEWLARSAMPEPLVAFGYRLAARQEEGDWPALLRMEQELEELLEARSGELTGMSVLIELLRLELAFCRAYLQRDPSALRDISMGTDVDWHTPWLRPRCQALVALLEGDRQRADSCLQQAQQAAEASVILSQGKSEALLAAHLRALPGS
- a CDS encoding glutathione S-transferase family protein, which translates into the protein MYHLYGSQGTGSAMVEMALEYCQVPYRCIEAAPWEDSPGRAALERLNPLVQIPALQLPDGSILTESAAILIHLGLEFPASGLLPVPAMARAQAIRGLVYIAANCYSAIGILDYPARWLSDADPALEARVRQATSQRLYHVWELFARQFVPTPFLSGTTPGALDIQAAVVSRWGDARPHLRCSQPHFLALLERIEREPRVAAVLARHWPQAAPSPR
- the rtcA gene encoding RNA 3'-terminal phosphate cyclase, encoding MKQDVIELDGAIGGGQVLRSALSLSMLTGKCLRISNIRARRSRPGLMRQHLTAVQAAAQVCGARTLGAELGSQVLSFEPGPIRGGDYRFAIGTAGSCTLVLQTLLPALLKAAQPCRVNVSGGTHNPLAPPADFLQQAWLPQLRRMGARVELQVLRHGFVPAGGGELELFVQPSTLQPLHLCERGALLGRRAWALSAGVPEHVAERELRRVFDRLGMARENLHAVQLDEQYGPGNVLLLEFVFEHLTELFSGIGQNSLRAESVADGAIDQAREWLASGAAVAECLADQLLLPMALAGGGSFTTPRMTDHLQSNIQVIEAFLPVRFEARSLAEQVLHVECHSLG
- a CDS encoding nucleotidyltransferase domain-containing protein, whose amino-acid sequence is MEHLELHPLDDAMRERVLAELARIERERNVQVLYACESGSRAWGFASTDSDYDVRFVYVEKPEWFIQVDAARDVIERPLDDELDVSGWELRKTLGLLRKSNPTLLEWLDSPLVYRSEPAAAARLRELAEAFYSPPAARNHYLSMARKNFRDFLQGDSVRFKKYCYVLRPLLAVRWIDQGRGRPPMTFAELLKTVDDRRLLDEVDELLDLKRHAIESTHGPRRQVLHHFIAAELERPVPKLLRTHEDNALLDAYLRDTVRHYA